GCACCTCGATGCTGCCGATGTGGGTGGTCGGGTGCGCGGCCGCGACGGCCACGGCCGAGTCGAGGTCGGGGCAGTCGATCACGTCGTAGCCCGCGACCTGCTCCTTGGTCTCCGCGAACGGCCCGTCGGTGACCACGGTGCGCCCCTCGGGAGCCCGGACCGTCGTGGCGTCCGAGATCGGCTGCAGCTTCGAGCCGTCCAGCAGCAGACCACGCGCGGTCATCTCGGTGATCCAGGCGTCGAGCGCCTCCGGCGTGGCCCGGGCCTCGGCCTCGGGGCTGGAGCCGTGGTCGACGGAGTGCAGCATCAGGTACTTCATGGCGAACCTCCTCGTTCTGGCGCGGCACCGTCCGGTGCCGTCACCCCGATGACGAACGACGTCGCGGCTCCCAGGACACCTCGCGCCCGGATCTCGGGCCGTCTCAGCGACCCAGGGCGCGGGACCCGGCCGAGCCGTACCTGCGCGTCGGGTTGGTCCCCAGCGTGCCGGGCGGTGCGGCCTTCTTCGCGGGCGCCTTCGTGGCAGGCGTCTTCCTGGCCGGCGTCTTCGTCGCGGACGTCTTCTTCGCGGGCGCCTTCTTGGCGGGGGCCTTCTTGGCGGGGGCCTTCTTGGCGGGGGCCTTCTTGGCGGGGGCCTTCGTCGCGGACGTCTTCTTGGTGGTCGCCTTCCTGGTGGACGACGTCGTCGCGGCCGCCTTCGTGGTACGACGTGGGGTTGCGGCGGGTGCGGGCTCGTCGGACTGCGACCACTGCTCGATCCACTCGTCCAGGACCCGCCAGGTGGTGGCGCGCGCACCTCTCCCGGTCAGCATGCCGAGGTGGCCTCCGGGCACGATCTCGAACCGGACCTCGCGCGAGCCGGTCAGCAGGGGCACGGCCGCGCGTACCGACGGGATCGGGGCGATGCCGTCCGAGGCGCCGCCGAAGACCAGCACCGGTGCCGTGATCGCGGCCACCGAGATGGTGCGCCCCTCCAGGTCGAAGGTGCCGTCCACGAGGGCGTTGCCCTTGAGCAGCCGGTGGTAGAGCTGGCCGAAGGTGCGACCGGGGTAGGCGATCATGTTCGCGGTGAAGCGGTCGACCGCCTCGATCTGGGCGAGGTAGTCGGCGTCGTCGAGGTTGCGCGCCATCGCCAGCGGCTTGGTCACCAGCTTCTGGAAGGACGACAGCTGGAATGCCCAGCGCACCAGGGGCTGGGGGGCACCGCCGGCCGCCTGGTAGAGCCGGGTGATCGCACCACGGCCGTCGGTGAGGTTGAGCAGTGGTCGCAGCGGGGCCACCATCGGCACCTCGCGGACGTCGAAGGGCGAGCCGAGGGCGGTGATCGAGGCGATCGGCAGCGAGGCGTCGTCGGCCGCCGCGAGCAGTGCGAACACCCCGCCCAACGACCAGCCGACCACGTGCACCGGCCGCCCGCCGGCGTGGGCCGAGGCCTCGCGGATCGCGGTCGGGACGACCTCCTCGATCCAGTGCTCCATGCCGAGGTTTCGGTCGCGGAACGACACCGCGCCGTACTCCACGACGTAGGTCCGGCGACCCTCGGTGACCAGGTGCTCGACCAACGAGCAGCCCCGGCGCAGGTCGTAGCAGATCGCGGGTGCCGCCAGCGGGGTCACCAGCAGGACGGGGTCTCCGTGCTCGGAGGCGCGGGCCGCGGGGCGGTAGTGGTAGACCTCGCGCAGCGTGCCCTCGTCGATCAGGGTGCGCGGCATCGGCCGCAGGTCGGCCAGGCCGCCGTAGACCACCCGATGAGCGAGGTTGCCGGCCGCGGAGACGACCTGATCGGGCTTCGGTATCAGGTCCACGTGCCGAAACTACCCGAGCGGGAACGAGAAGGCCGACACGGGGAACTTTGCCCCGACCCCGTGCCGGCTCTCGATGGCGATTCGCGCGCCACACAAGGCCCAACGAGGTGGAGCGCCCGGGGTTACGCGGCGTCGTCGGCGGTCGGCCGGACCCGCTTGCCGTGCGGCGGACGGACGTCGTCCAGCTCGGCGAGGAAGCTCCGCGCCCAGGCGGCCACGTCGGCGTGCCTGACCGTCTTGCGCATCGCGCGCATCCGCCGCGACCGGTCCTTGGGGTCGGCGCGGCAGGCGTCGAGCAGCGCCGCCTTCATCCCGTTCAGGTCGTAAGGGTTGACCTGCCAGGCCTGTCGCAGCTC
This genomic window from Nocardioides cynanchi contains:
- a CDS encoding alpha/beta fold hydrolase, which translates into the protein MDLIPKPDQVVSAAGNLAHRVVYGGLADLRPMPRTLIDEGTLREVYHYRPAARASEHGDPVLLVTPLAAPAICYDLRRGCSLVEHLVTEGRRTYVVEYGAVSFRDRNLGMEHWIEEVVPTAIREASAHAGGRPVHVVGWSLGGVFALLAAADDASLPIASITALGSPFDVREVPMVAPLRPLLNLTDGRGAITRLYQAAGGAPQPLVRWAFQLSSFQKLVTKPLAMARNLDDADYLAQIEAVDRFTANMIAYPGRTFGQLYHRLLKGNALVDGTFDLEGRTISVAAITAPVLVFGGASDGIAPIPSVRAAVPLLTGSREVRFEIVPGGHLGMLTGRGARATTWRVLDEWIEQWSQSDEPAPAATPRRTTKAAATTSSTRKATTKKTSATKAPAKKAPAKKAPAKKAPAKKAPAKKTSATKTPARKTPATKAPAKKAAPPGTLGTNPTRRYGSAGSRALGR